TGTTTCCGGCGGTTTTGTTCAAGCGATGGCAGGAGGATCCTGGCCTTCATCGATGCTGGCGCTGAATGCAATCAGCTCGATTCCACTGAACAGGAAGCTGATGCCGACCAGCGTTCCGAGCACCCATAGCAGACCCCAGAACTTAAGGGTGACGATGAGCAAGCCCAGGATGAAGGTGATGACGCCGTTGGCAATCGCCCATCCAGCGCCGGGCTGACCGTTGTTGGCCAGTCCGTTGAAGAAGGCCACGACACCCTCCACAAGGAAGACGATGCCGATGGCCAAGGCAAATGCAGCAACTTGCTCTGCGGCTTCACCGGGATCACGGAAGTTACCGATCATCGAGCCGCCGGCCACGATGAACAACGTGGACACCACCAAACGCCAGAAGCAAATCCAACGCCCCATCCGACCGGAACGAGCAAGGTTGCTGATCCAGCCGACCACACCGCCGACGAGAAACAGCACGGCAATCACACCTGTGGTCCAGAACGAAGCGATGACTGGGAAAATCAGGGCCAGGACGCCCAAGACAATCAGCAGAATGCCCTCTGCGATTGAGAAGGCTTTGAAGGTGCCCAGAGATTCAGAGCGGTCCTCGGAATTCATGAACAGTTCAGAGTGAACAACATCCGAAAGGTATTGAGACCTCACAAATCCCGCCATGGTTTGTGGACGCCGGTCAACCCCAGCCGTGCTCTGCAAGCCAGGCAGCGCTGACCGGGGGTGTTTTGTCTTGGGGGCCACCGGCACTGATCAGCCGCTCCGTGTAGCGAGCCAGCAGATCGATCTCGAGATTCACCTCATCACCCACCTGCAGATCACGCAGGGCAGTCACCGACCACGTGTGGGGAATCACGGCCAGCCAGAACCGTGCACCTGCATCAGCACAACCCGCCACCGTAAGGCTGATGCCATTCACCGCAACACTGGCTTTATCGCAGATGTAGCGACCGAAGTCCGCATCCCGCCAGCGCAGTTCCAGATGCCATGACTGAGGCAGAGACTCCACGGCGACCACTTCACCGATGCCATCCACATGGCCGCTCACAAGATGTCCGCCCAAACGGTCGGACAGACGCAGTGCAGGTTCGAGATTCACCGATCCTCCTCCGGCGGCCTTCGCACCCAGGGTGGTGCGCTGCAGCGTCTCCTCACTCACATCCGCCAGAAAGCCGTCACCCACCAGTGAAGCCACCGTGAGGCAGACACCGTCGACGGCGACGCTGTCACCAAGCTGCAGTGGAGAGAACGCGCTGCAGCCCTCGACGAGCAGAGCACGACCACGTCGCTCGACCTGACCGACCGCCTGGACCAACCCCGTGAACATTGCCCATCTCCATCCCCTCTGCACTGGTCATAATCGAGAGAGCGGCGGAGCCGTACTTGATCGAGATGAGCGTGGCGGGAATCGCCCTGGATGCCAGCAGCCGCAGTCCGATCGTGCTGCTGCGGGACCCATCCCGAAGTCGCCAGGTGCCGATCTGGATTGATCAGGCTCAGGCGCACAACATCATGGCTGGCCTCAATGACTCGCCTCAGCCCAGACCCCTCAGCCACGACTTGATGGCTGCATTGCTCGACGCAGGGGGATTGCAGCTGGAGCGGGTGATCATTCACGCGATTGAAGACAGCACCTTCAGGGCCGTCCTACGCCTTTGCGACAGCGATAGCGACACCACGATGGCCGAAACAGATGACCTTGATGCTGCTGTGGACGCGGATGACAACCTCCTTGAGATCGATGCACGCCCTAGTGATGCGATCGCACTGGCCATCCGCACCGGCAGCAGCATCTGGATGCTTGAGGAGGTCGTTGCGGAAGCCTCGATTGCCGTGGATGCCGAAGCGGATGCAGAGGATCGCGATGAATTCCGTCGCTTCCTCGACGGGATCAGTCCCGCAGCCCTGGGACGACACCTGGAATCACGCCAGCCGGGGGACCCCAGAGACGCCCAGGGCGACACCCCGGCCCCTTGAGCAGCACACTCCCCCGGCCTGTTCTGCGTCGCTCATTTGGCGATGGAGCCGATGTGAGCCTGTTCACGCTCGGCACCATGCGCGCCCTCCAGTCTCCGGAGCAGATGCTGCAGGTGTTACGCGCAACTATTGCGGCTGGCATCAACCATCTCGAGACAGCACCTGCCTATGGGCCCGCTGAAGCTTTTCTGGGCAAGGCCCTGGCACAACTCAACAAGGAAGGCTCAGCACCTGCCGACGGTGGCTGGGTGATCACCAGCAAGCTGCTTCCCGGACAGAGTTTTCAGGCTGGGCGCAAGGCTCTCGAGGCCAGCCTCGGCAGGCTCGGGATCGACACCCTGGACAATCTGGCCATTCATGGCCTGAACCTGGACAGCCATCTCGACTGGGTGCTCTCCGGCGAGGGAGCCCGGCTGATCGACTGGGCCCTCACAAGTGGCAAGGTCCGCCAGGTGGGCTTCAGCAGCCACGGGTCCAATGCTCTGATCGAGCGTGCAATCGCCAGTGACCGCTTTCGGTTCTGTTGCCTGCATCTGCATCTACTAGACCCAACGCGCATGCCTCTGGCACAGCGAGCTCTGGAGCAGTCAATGGGCGTACTTGCGATTTCACCAGCAGACAAGGGTGGTCGCCTGCAGGCACCGAGTGATCTTCTCAAAGCTGACTGCAGTCCCTTCCAGCCCCTGCAGCTGGCTTATCGCTTTCTGCTCGCAGCTGGCATCAGCACACTCACCGTGGGAGCCCAGAGCGCCGCAGACCTCAAACTGGCTCGATCACTCGCATCCAGCGACGGTCCATTGGATCTCGAGGAGCAAAGGGCGCTCGCACAGCTTGAGCAGCTGCGGGAGAGTCGTCTGGGGCATGAGCTCTGCGGCCAGTGCCGTGCCTGCCTGCCATGCCCCAATGACGTTCCAATCCCAGAGCTACTGAGGTTGCGCAATCTTGCCCATGGCCATGACCTGATGGAATTCGCCGGGGAGCGCTACAACCTGATCGGCCGGGCCGGGCACTGGTGGGAAACGGTGGATGCGAGCCAATGCGACCGCTGCGGTGACTGCCTACCGCGCTGCCCGCACCAGCTGCCAATCCCCGAGCTGCTGGCGGAGACCCATCGACTGCTGGCAGCCGCGCCGCGACGGCGGCTATGGGGCTGACGCCTCCCAGAGCTGCTGCAAACGTTGCTGCTCGGCAGCATCGGGTGGCAACAGCATCCAGCTTTGTTCCCAGACCGATTGCTGCGGAAGCACGAGAGGGCGCAGTCGCAGCGGAATCCGAGCTTGCGCTCCAACAAGCTCCCCCCTGGGCAGTGGCGGAATCCAGCCCTGTGCCAACAAACGAGACAGCAACGGTTGCTTCCAGACCTTCAGCACCCATTCCTGGGGAATGGGTTCAGCGGTCTGGGAAGGCCGAACCAGCAGCGTCCAATGCAGTGGTGCGCCTTGCTCTGGCAGCACAGCCGTGAGCCTGGGATCACGCTGGAGGGTCGCCATGCAGCGCTGCAGAGGCAGCACGGCAACCCTGGCATCGCCCTGCAGCAGCCAGTTCATGCCGAAACGGTCATCAAAACTGAGAGCCGACGCACGCAGGCGACGCAAGGCATGGCCATCTCCCATTCTCTCGGCGAGAGAGATCAGCAATCTCGGGCTGGAAGGCAGCAGCAGCTTGCCCTTGAGCTCTGGGTCGAGCAAAGCGTCCCAACCAGCCTCCAGCGCTGGAGATGTCTTGCCATCACGCCGAATCACCATGACCCACGGGCTGAAGGCCACCGGCAACAGCAGGTTCTTCCAAGCCAGAGGAGCCTCGTTGAGGAAGCGTTGGCCAAGGGGGCCGATCCTCGACTGAAGAGCCTCAGCAGCGATCGCCTGCAAACGCTCAGGGCTGATCACCGACAACCAGCCGTCGTTCAAAGCCAACAGGTCCGTTGGCGACGGCCACGGACTCTCTAAAGCAGTCGCCCCTGAAAGCGCATGGAAATGCCAGGGGCCCGGCAGATCACGACGCCAAATGGACGGCAGAGTTTCTGGTGATGCTCGCAGCGTGGGAACCGATCCTCCCCGGCTGCAGCCGCTGAGCCCGGCAGCAGCTGTCACAGCAGCGAACTGGAGAAACCGACGACGGTTCAACAATGGCGCCGGGACGACAACAGGCTTCATGCTCCGAACCTACGGGGCGACAGTGCCTGCATGACCAGCCGCGAGCAACTGATCGACGGCCCGATCACAGGACTGCACGAGAGTGTCAACGGAAACCCCTCTCCATTGAGCCAGGAGAGCCAGGCCACCGGCACCAACTCCTTCCTTCACGTGGCCCTGCTCGAAGTCGCGCAGGCGCGCGTGGCGGCTCGCAGAGAATCGCAGGCCAGCGGCATAAGCCTGCAGTGAAACGGAGTAGTGCTGCTCCACATTGCTGAGCAGCGTGATCAAGGAAGAGTCAGATGTTCCAGCCTGCAGACGCTCCGCGGCAAGCCATGCAGTCGTTCCGATCAGAACCCGATCGCAGAGCTGCTGACGACGCTCAACGGGAACCGCATGAAGCGCCAGCGCAAGCACCGCAGCCATCTGACTGCCACCGGCAAGCAGAACGGGCTGATCCGCATCGAGCATCCCGATTAACAGCCCTGTGGCAAGGGCCTGAAAAGGATCACCCACGGCCGCGAGCAAGGCCTGTGCATCGATGCTTGGGGGGCCAGGCAGGCGAGACAGACCCTCGCTCACCAGCTGCTGCTTGAGCGCCATGGGGGGATGCAAAGCACTGCCACTGACGAGTGCCTGAACAGGCAACCCCAGCCCCGTCAACACGGCCAGGGCTGTGGTGGTGCCGCCAGGAACACATTCCGCCAGCAGCAGTGGACGACGCAGTCGTTCCCCAAGGCGCCGACCACGATCCAACAGCTGCTGCACCCGTTTGGGCTGCATCGCACGGCCGCTGGAGACGCACCCAGCCAGACCGGAAGCTGGATCTTCAAAGCGGAGATGGGGAAACTGCGGTGGCATCGGCAATCCGAGAGCTGCAATCTGCGGATCGAGACCGAGCTGCTGGCAGACCACCCAGCTGATCAAGGCTGGTGACACCCCCGCTGGGAGAAGTGGCAGGCACCAGAGCGGAGGCACGGATGGTCCCCTCAGCAGCAGTTCCGCATCGGCCAGTGCCGTTGTACGGCGTGCTGCTGGAGTGCAGCCCGCCGCGGAGATTCCCGGTTGTTCGGCGGTCCTTGTGGACGCGAGCACCAACAATAGATCCGGCAGCGGTTGCGCAGGGTCAGACCAGAGGCTTGCAAAGCGAGTTGCTTGAACCGTGGCGGGCGAGCCGGTCAGACGACGCACCCCAAACGGAGGGTCAGAGGGGGTCGAGGGCGACCAGTCCATGAAGCAGCGGTGGAGGGTCAGGGACGGGGGCCTGCAACCGGGGGAAAATCCAGTAGGCCAGTGCGTGGAGAGCGAGGACGTACACCAGTTGCTGAATGAGCACAAGAGCGAGCGCCATCAGTTGAACCAGCAACAGATCAGGTGCAAGCGGTAACTGCAGCAATTCCAGCAGCCTGTCCAGCAGCCCTGCACCAGCTCGGGTGATGATCACCCAAAGGTTTTCACCCACCAACAGAGAAAGCGCAACAACCCTTACAAGGAATCCGGCAGCACCGATCAGCAGGCCGATACCCCAGCTCAGCCACCAGCTGCAGCGATGCAGCCAGCACCAGCCGAGCCAAATGGACAGGAGGCCATAGGGAAAAAGCATCAAGGGTCCACGCACCGGCCCCATCAACGCGATCAGCAAAAGAATCGCCACGGCTAGGCCCTCGACCCCGGCACGGGCACCTCGACGGACCGCCAGCAGGGCGAGTGGCAGAGGCAAGGCAAGGCGGAACAGAGCTCCACCAACCGGGAGGTAATAGAGCGCCAGCCAGATCAAAGCAGCCGCGGCCGCCAGATAGGAGGATTCCATCATCCGCAGGGCCTGGCGATGGCTGAGGGCTGGTCGCATCAGGAAGCAGGCTTCGGCTGGAGGTTGGAGGACTGATTCCGATCGCTGGCGGGCACTTTTTCGATGGTCTCCACCTCAAAACCAATGCCAGCTCGGCGAAGAGCCTCCGTGACTCCCTCCGCAGGAGCAGCTGGATCTGCTGCTGAGAGGCGAATCATGATGCGATAAGGCAGGGTGCGCTCCGGAGTGGATCTCGGCTTAGGGCTATGGGTCGCAACTGCCGGTGCTGGCGATTGTTCACGTTCGGATTTGCGTTCGGACTCGTCGGACTCGGTCGCGTCCCCATCCTTGCTGACACTGGCGGTTGGCTTGTCGTTCTCGTTGACCTTGGACTGCTGCTCGCCCTTGTCGGCAACCACGCTGGTGTCTGGATCGGCCTTGGCGCCAGCTGGGCTGACATCCCCAGCCTGAGAGTCAAAGCTTTCAGACAGTCGCTGGCCGAATGGTGTGCCATCACAGGCCTGCAGCAGCATCAGCAAGGGCAACAACGACCGAACGAACAGCCTGATGCCCATCAGGAATCGGCAGGGCGAATCACGCGCACGGCACTGGCACGCAACCGACCTGACTTCGTTGTGGCGGGAGGCCTCTTGGCCGCAGGCTTCTTGGCTGCGGGCTTTTTGGCTGCGGGCTTTTTGGCTGCGGGCTTTTTGGCGGCAGGTTTCTTGGTAGTGGAAGCCTTACGGCCACCCTTCTTGCTGGCGGCCTTGGCCTCCAGCAGCTCCACCGCCTGCTCGAGGGTGATGTCGTCAGCACCCTTGCCTTCAGGAAGTGAGGCATTGACCTTGCCCTGCTTCACATAGAGACCGTAGGGGCCGTCATAGACCTGAACCGATTCATCACTGCCCTCAGGCTTACCGAGATCCTTAAGCGCAGTCCGACCTCCTCGACCACGCTTGGGCATGGCCAGCAACTCAAGAGCACGGGTCAATCCCACTGCGAGGACATCGTCATCGCCCTTCAGCGAGCGGTAGTCCTTCTCACTCTTGCCCTTGTCCCAAACCACGTAGGGGCCGAAACGACCCAGTCCAGCCTGAACCCTGCCACCGTCAGGGTGCTCTCCCAGCAGCCTGGGCAGCCGCAGCAGCCCCAGAGCATCATCGAGGCTGAGATCCTCTGGCTTCACTCCCTTGGGCAGCGATGCACGCTTGGGCTTGGGGTTCTCATCACTCACCTGCCCGCGCTGCACATAGGGACCGTATTGACCAAACAGCAGATAAACAAGATCTCCGGTTTCCGGATCTTCACCTAAGGCCTCAGGCCCATCAGCCTTCTGCTTGAGGATGAGCTCGGCCTGATCGTGATCGAGATCGGCGGGGGTGATCTCACGCGGAAGGGTGGCCTTGATCAGCTCCTCCTCACCGTCGTCTCCAACACGTTTGGCTTCGAGATAAGCACCAAAGCGGCCGATTCTGACCACACAGGGAAGGCCCTCGAGGTCGATCGTGCGTGAGGCACCAGGGTCGATATCGCCCTCCCGCAGGTGCACCTGGGATTCCAACCCCTCGTTGCCCTTGTAGAAGCTCTCTAGATAAGGCAGCCACTGCACCTTTCCGTGAGAGATCTCATCAAGGGTGTTCTCCATCCTGGCGGTGAAGGAGGTGTCAACCAGATCGGGGAAGTGCTCCTCGAGCAGAGCCGTTACCGCAAAAGCGGTGAAGCTCGGCGTGAGTGAATTGTTCTGGAGCGCGGCATAGCCGCGATCCACGATCGTGCCAATGATCGAGGCGTAGGTGGAGGGCCTACCGATCCCCTCCTTCTCGAGCATCTTGACCAGGGACGCTTCTGAGAACCGTGCCGGAGGCTGGGTCTGGTGGCCGAGCGCCTCAACGTCTTTGAGCTTGGGAGAATCCCCCTGCTTGAGCGCTGGCAACAACACTTCCTGGCCTTCCAGGGCCGCATCGGGATCATCACTGCCCTCCACGTAGGCACGGAAGAAACCAGGAAAATCGATGCGCTTTCCATTGGCACGGAACACCGCATCAGCAGCACTCAGATCAACCGACAGCATGGTGAGGCGGGCCTCAGCCATCTGGCTGGCGACGGTGCGCTTCCAGATCAGCTCGTAGAGAGCGAGATCCCTGCCATCGAGACCTGTCTCCTGTGGAGCACGAAAACTCTCACCGGCAGGACGAATCGCTTCATGCGCCTCCTGTGCATTGCGGGCCTTGGTGCTGAACTGCCTGGCCCCCTTGCTCAGATAATCCTTGCCGTAACGCGATTCCACGCAGCTGCGGGCAGCGCTGATCGCCTGATCAGAGAGATGCACCGAATCGGTGCGCATGTAGGTGATGAAACCACGCTCATACAGACCCTGCGCACATCGCATGGTTTCCCTGGCAGAAAGCCGAAGCTTGCGGTTTGACTCTTGCTGCAGGGTGCTGGTTGTGAACGGCGGAACGGGCCGTCGCACCGTGGGTTTTTCCTCCACAGACGTGACGCTCCATGCCACCGACTGAACGGTTTCGGAGAGCGTCAGGGCATCGCTTTCACTCAGAAGGCGGACCTTGCTCCCGGCCTTGAGCTCGCCGGTGTTTTCATCAAAATCATTGCCGGTGGCAATGCGCTGCCCCTCCAGGTGGGTGAGCTTGGCGTCAAAACGACTGCCGGCCTGCTCGAGACCAGCCTTGAGGTCCCAGTAACTGCCGCTGCGGAATGCCCGACGTGCACGTTCCCGTTGCACCAGCAGACGCACAGCCACGGACTGCACACGTCCCGCGGACAGGCCCCAGGCCACCTTCTTCCACAACAGAGGCGACAGGGTGTATCCCACCAGACGGTCCAGGATGCGTCGCGTCTCCTGGGCATGCACGAGTTCCATATCCAGCTCACGGGTCTGGTCAAGAGCCCGGCCAATCGCCTCCTTGGTGATCTCGTGAAACACCATGCGTTTCACCGGAACCTTCGGTGCAAGCAGCTGCAACAGATGCCAGCTGATGCTTTCACCCTCTCGGTCTTCATCAGTCGCCAACAAAAGCTGGTC
This genomic window from Synechococcus sp. MIT S9220 contains:
- a CDS encoding HdeD family acid-resistance protein, with product MNSEDRSESLGTFKAFSIAEGILLIVLGVLALIFPVIASFWTTGVIAVLFLVGGVVGWISNLARSGRMGRWICFWRLVVSTLFIVAGGSMIGNFRDPGEAAEQVAAFALAIGIVFLVEGVVAFFNGLANNGQPGAGWAIANGVITFILGLLIVTLKFWGLLWVLGTLVGISFLFSGIELIAFSASIDEGQDPPAIA
- a CDS encoding riboflavin synthase translates to MFTGLVQAVGQVERRGRALLVEGCSAFSPLQLGDSVAVDGVCLTVASLVGDGFLADVSEETLQRTTLGAKAAGGGSVNLEPALRLSDRLGGHLVSGHVDGIGEVVAVESLPQSWHLELRWRDADFGRYICDKASVAVNGISLTVAGCADAGARFWLAVIPHTWSVTALRDLQVGDEVNLEIDLLARYTERLISAGGPQDKTPPVSAAWLAEHGWG
- a CDS encoding bifunctional nuclease family protein, which encodes MSVAGIALDASSRSPIVLLRDPSRSRQVPIWIDQAQAHNIMAGLNDSPQPRPLSHDLMAALLDAGGLQLERVIIHAIEDSTFRAVLRLCDSDSDTTMAETDDLDAAVDADDNLLEIDARPSDAIALAIRTGSSIWMLEEVVAEASIAVDAEADAEDRDEFRRFLDGISPAALGRHLESRQPGDPRDAQGDTPAP
- a CDS encoding aldo/keto reductase — its product is MRALQSPEQMLQVLRATIAAGINHLETAPAYGPAEAFLGKALAQLNKEGSAPADGGWVITSKLLPGQSFQAGRKALEASLGRLGIDTLDNLAIHGLNLDSHLDWVLSGEGARLIDWALTSGKVRQVGFSSHGSNALIERAIASDRFRFCCLHLHLLDPTRMPLAQRALEQSMGVLAISPADKGGRLQAPSDLLKADCSPFQPLQLAYRFLLAAGISTLTVGAQSAADLKLARSLASSDGPLDLEEQRALAQLEQLRESRLGHELCGQCRACLPCPNDVPIPELLRLRNLAHGHDLMEFAGERYNLIGRAGHWWETVDASQCDRCGDCLPRCPHQLPIPELLAETHRLLAAAPRRRLWG
- a CDS encoding twin-arginine translocation signal domain-containing protein, with the protein product MKPVVVPAPLLNRRRFLQFAAVTAAAGLSGCSRGGSVPTLRASPETLPSIWRRDLPGPWHFHALSGATALESPWPSPTDLLALNDGWLSVISPERLQAIAAEALQSRIGPLGQRFLNEAPLAWKNLLLPVAFSPWVMVIRRDGKTSPALEAGWDALLDPELKGKLLLPSSPRLLISLAERMGDGHALRRLRASALSFDDRFGMNWLLQGDARVAVLPLQRCMATLQRDPRLTAVLPEQGAPLHWTLLVRPSQTAEPIPQEWVLKVWKQPLLSRLLAQGWIPPLPRGELVGAQARIPLRLRPLVLPQQSVWEQSWMLLPPDAAEQQRLQQLWEASAP
- a CDS encoding nicotinate-nucleotide--dimethylbenzimidazole phosphoribosyltransferase, which translates into the protein MRRLTGSPATVQATRFASLWSDPAQPLPDLLLVLASTRTAEQPGISAAGCTPAARRTTALADAELLLRGPSVPPLWCLPLLPAGVSPALISWVVCQQLGLDPQIAALGLPMPPQFPHLRFEDPASGLAGCVSSGRAMQPKRVQQLLDRGRRLGERLRRPLLLAECVPGGTTTALAVLTGLGLPVQALVSGSALHPPMALKQQLVSEGLSRLPGPPSIDAQALLAAVGDPFQALATGLLIGMLDADQPVLLAGGSQMAAVLALALHAVPVERRQQLCDRVLIGTTAWLAAERLQAGTSDSSLITLLSNVEQHYSVSLQAYAAGLRFSASRHARLRDFEQGHVKEGVGAGGLALLAQWRGVSVDTLVQSCDRAVDQLLAAGHAGTVAP
- a CDS encoding DUF2232 domain-containing protein, yielding MRPALSHRQALRMMESSYLAAAAALIWLALYYLPVGGALFRLALPLPLALLAVRRGARAGVEGLAVAILLLIALMGPVRGPLMLFPYGLLSIWLGWCWLHRCSWWLSWGIGLLIGAAGFLVRVVALSLLVGENLWVIITRAGAGLLDRLLELLQLPLAPDLLLVQLMALALVLIQQLVYVLALHALAYWIFPRLQAPVPDPPPLLHGLVALDPL
- the topA gene encoding type I DNA topoisomerase → MAHTLVIVESPTKARTIRGFLPKDFRVEASMGHVRDLPNNASEIPAAQKGQKWANLGVNTESDFEPLYVVPKDKKKTVKELKDALKGADQLLLATDEDREGESISWHLLQLLAPKVPVKRMVFHEITKEAIGRALDQTRELDMELVHAQETRRILDRLVGYTLSPLLWKKVAWGLSAGRVQSVAVRLLVQRERARRAFRSGSYWDLKAGLEQAGSRFDAKLTHLEGQRIATGNDFDENTGELKAGSKVRLLSESDALTLSETVQSVAWSVTSVEEKPTVRRPVPPFTTSTLQQESNRKLRLSARETMRCAQGLYERGFITYMRTDSVHLSDQAISAARSCVESRYGKDYLSKGARQFSTKARNAQEAHEAIRPAGESFRAPQETGLDGRDLALYELIWKRTVASQMAEARLTMLSVDLSAADAVFRANGKRIDFPGFFRAYVEGSDDPDAALEGQEVLLPALKQGDSPKLKDVEALGHQTQPPARFSEASLVKMLEKEGIGRPSTYASIIGTIVDRGYAALQNNSLTPSFTAFAVTALLEEHFPDLVDTSFTARMENTLDEISHGKVQWLPYLESFYKGNEGLESQVHLREGDIDPGASRTIDLEGLPCVVRIGRFGAYLEAKRVGDDGEEELIKATLPREITPADLDHDQAELILKQKADGPEALGEDPETGDLVYLLFGQYGPYVQRGQVSDENPKPKRASLPKGVKPEDLSLDDALGLLRLPRLLGEHPDGGRVQAGLGRFGPYVVWDKGKSEKDYRSLKGDDDVLAVGLTRALELLAMPKRGRGGRTALKDLGKPEGSDESVQVYDGPYGLYVKQGKVNASLPEGKGADDITLEQAVELLEAKAASKKGGRKASTTKKPAAKKPAAKKPAAKKPAAKKPAAKRPPATTKSGRLRASAVRVIRPADS